From the Pseudomonas sp. SORT22 genome, one window contains:
- the tssI gene encoding type VI secretion system tip protein TssI/VgrG, with protein MPRQSDLRFTFEPLQGDAFEVVEFHLEEGLSQPFRLSLELASHDPAVDFNRVLDLAALFTLWRGDTPVRYVHGLVSLFSQGDTGFRRTRYRAVLEPSLARAGLRSNWRMFQGQSVPEIILAVLEAQRLSEVKTYLCFDHPPREYCVQAGESDLDFIARLAAEEGLLYSFEHRADGHTLWLTDRVGGLGTIGTHEHCPVLYQPLAGGDSAEPALQRFHYTEQVRSARQVQRDYTFTHPYYNLQHNAVGASDLDHQHSDYERYDYPGRYKRDASGKPFTKTRLTALRSDARLAHMEGDDARLQPGLAFDLNDHPREDFNDRWRTIAIEHHGTQHSSLLEEAFGSDSGTAYRLSASAIRWDADWKAPLRPKPRIDGPQIASVVGPPGEEIYCDEWGRVKVSFPWDRDSHQDDHSSCWIRVAQGWAGATWGAMAIPRVGQELIISYLDGDPDQPIATGRAYRETNLPPYQLPKHKTRMTIKSRSHKGQGFNELRFEDELGQEEVFIHAQKDKNVHIKHNNGVFVGNDRSEKVERDEQIEIGHDRSERVGNDERVEVGQDQYLQVGRDRFQTIGRNHSLNIGGDRIEEIANNRLEKIAADYHSEVGGNAQHSVRNAYQLSARHSIEQKTTRFEVAAGERIELKAAGGSITIDSRGITLDGLTIHFKGTVTSDANGSGNSFTHAPPSPAPLGNFLGRYTLVKNDQRAFSGYRYRISTGASVLAEGLTRTSGETDWVTTENVQAVQVHKAVMREDQRITEDWQSKVAAIDWQAAEYSADELFPDALIDYYMGVDD; from the coding sequence ATGCCCCGCCAAAGCGACCTGCGCTTCACCTTCGAGCCCCTGCAGGGCGACGCCTTCGAGGTGGTCGAGTTCCACCTCGAGGAAGGCCTGTCCCAGCCCTTTCGCCTGAGCCTGGAGCTGGCCAGCCACGACCCGGCCGTCGACTTCAACCGCGTGCTCGACCTGGCCGCGCTGTTCACCCTGTGGCGGGGCGACACCCCGGTGCGCTACGTGCACGGCCTGGTCAGCCTGTTCAGCCAGGGCGACACCGGCTTTCGCCGCACCCGCTACCGCGCCGTGCTCGAACCCAGCCTGGCACGCGCCGGCCTGCGCTCGAACTGGCGCATGTTCCAGGGCCAGAGCGTGCCCGAGATCATCCTCGCGGTGCTCGAGGCCCAGCGCCTGAGCGAGGTCAAAACCTACCTGTGCTTCGACCATCCGCCGCGCGAATACTGCGTCCAGGCCGGCGAAAGCGACCTCGACTTCATCGCCCGCCTGGCCGCCGAAGAGGGCCTGCTGTACAGCTTCGAGCACCGTGCCGACGGCCATACCCTGTGGCTCACCGACCGCGTCGGCGGCCTGGGCACCATCGGCACCCACGAGCACTGCCCGGTGCTCTACCAGCCGCTGGCCGGCGGCGACAGCGCCGAGCCGGCCCTGCAGCGCTTTCACTACACCGAACAGGTGCGCAGCGCGCGCCAGGTGCAGCGCGACTACACCTTCACCCACCCCTATTACAACCTGCAGCACAACGCCGTCGGCGCCAGCGACCTCGACCACCAGCACAGCGACTACGAACGCTACGACTACCCCGGCCGCTACAAGCGCGACGCCAGCGGCAAGCCCTTCACCAAAACCCGCCTGACCGCGTTGCGCAGCGACGCCCGCCTGGCCCACATGGAAGGCGATGACGCGCGTCTGCAGCCGGGCCTGGCCTTCGACCTCAACGACCACCCGCGCGAAGACTTCAACGACCGCTGGCGCACCATCGCCATCGAGCACCACGGCACGCAGCACAGCAGCCTGCTCGAAGAGGCCTTCGGCAGCGACAGCGGCACCGCCTACCGGCTCAGCGCCAGCGCCATCCGCTGGGACGCCGACTGGAAAGCGCCGCTACGGCCCAAGCCGCGCATCGACGGCCCGCAGATCGCCAGCGTGGTCGGCCCGCCGGGCGAAGAGATCTACTGCGACGAATGGGGCCGGGTCAAAGTCAGCTTCCCCTGGGACCGCGACAGCCACCAGGACGACCACAGCTCCTGCTGGATCCGCGTCGCCCAGGGCTGGGCCGGCGCCACCTGGGGCGCCATGGCCATCCCCCGGGTCGGCCAGGAACTGATCATCAGCTACCTGGACGGCGACCCCGACCAGCCCATCGCCACCGGCCGCGCCTACCGCGAAACCAACCTGCCGCCGTATCAACTGCCCAAGCACAAAACGCGCATGACCATCAAAAGCCGCAGCCACAAGGGCCAGGGCTTCAACGAGCTGCGCTTTGAGGATGAGCTGGGGCAGGAAGAGGTGTTCATCCATGCCCAGAAGGACAAGAACGTTCATATCAAACACAACAATGGGGTGTTTGTTGGCAATGATCGCAGTGAGAAGGTCGAGCGCGATGAGCAGATCGAGATCGGCCACGACCGCAGCGAACGGGTCGGTAACGATGAGCGGGTTGAGGTTGGGCAGGATCAGTATTTGCAGGTGGGGCGTGATCGCTTTCAGACCATTGGCCGCAACCACTCGCTCAACATCGGTGGCGATCGTATCGAGGAGATAGCCAACAATCGATTAGAGAAGATTGCCGCTGACTATCACTCCGAAGTTGGAGGCAACGCCCAACATTCGGTGAGAAACGCCTATCAGCTGTCTGCCCGCCACAGTATCGAGCAAAAGACTACCCGCTTCGAAGTTGCCGCAGGCGAGCGAATCGAGCTCAAGGCCGCTGGCGGGAGTATCACCATCGATTCCAGGGGCATCACCCTCGACGGATTGACCATCCATTTCAAGGGAACGGTGACCAGCGATGCAAACGGATCGGGTAATTCGTTTACCCATGCACCTCCCTCTCCCGCTCCACTCGGCAATTTCTTGGGCCGCTACACGCTGGTGAAGAACGATCAACGCGCCTTCTCAGGTTACCGGTACCGCATCAGCACTGGCGCGAGCGTACTCGCCGAAGGCTTGACCCGCACTTCAGGCGAAACCGATTGGGTGACAACCGAGAACGTCCAAGCCGTGCAGGTCCATAAGGCCGTCATGCGTGAAGACCAACGGATCACCGAGGACTGGCAGTCAAAAGTGGCTGCGATCGACTGGCAAGCTGCTGAGTACAGTGCCGATGAATTGTTTCCGGACGCATTGATTGACTATTACATGGGAGTAGATGACTGA
- a CDS encoding PAAR domain-containing protein, with protein MPAIVLLGHNHHCPTCGPTTVDSGADSFTVNGRAIARVGDTLGCGASITSGSSSMTIGGHSVARVGDTTDHGGTLENGDASWLVD; from the coding sequence ATGCCTGCCATCGTACTGCTTGGCCACAACCATCACTGCCCCACCTGCGGCCCGACCACGGTCGACAGTGGCGCCGACAGTTTCACCGTCAACGGCCGCGCCATTGCCCGGGTTGGTGACACCCTCGGCTGCGGCGCCAGCATCACCAGCGGCTCGTCGTCGATGACCATTGGCGGCCATTCTGTGGCCCGGGTCGGCGATACCACCGACCACGGCGGCACCCTGGAAAACGGCGACGCCAGCTGGCTGGTCGACTGA
- a CDS encoding Hcp family type VI secretion system effector has protein sequence MPTPAYISIHGQNQGHITKGAFTADSVGNVYVEGHEDEILAQEIDHQITTPTDPQSGQPSGQRVHKPLIFTSALSKASPMLYQALATGEMLPTVEVKWFRTSVDGKQEHFFTTKLEDATVVDIHTVLPHAQDSDNANYTQLIKTSLAYRKVSWSHEVAGTEASDDWRKPA, from the coding sequence ATGCCAACACCTGCCTACATCAGCATCCACGGCCAGAACCAGGGCCACATCACCAAGGGCGCCTTCACCGCCGACTCGGTCGGCAACGTCTATGTCGAAGGCCATGAGGACGAGATCCTCGCCCAGGAAATCGATCACCAGATCACCACCCCGACCGACCCGCAGAGCGGCCAGCCGTCAGGCCAGCGGGTGCACAAGCCGCTGATCTTCACCAGCGCCCTGAGCAAGGCCTCGCCGATGCTCTACCAGGCCCTGGCCACCGGCGAAATGCTGCCGACTGTCGAGGTGAAGTGGTTTCGGACCTCGGTAGACGGCAAGCAGGAGCACTTCTTCACCACCAAGCTGGAAGACGCCACCGTGGTCGACATCCACACCGTGCTGCCCCATGCCCAGGACAGCGACAACGCCAACTACACCCAGCTGATCAAGACCAGCCTGGCCTACCGCAAGGTCAGCTGGAGCCATGAAGTGGCCGGCACCGAGGCCTCTGACGACTGGCGCAAACCGGCCTAA
- the icmH gene encoding type IVB secretion system protein IcmH/DotU, which produces MRDASQEPSNQELHFDAVPHKTGNPAGAPGPLRCDPQFDLRGLSWNPLCDAAMPLIGLVLRLHSLDAHDEVLALRQSIHNQIVTVMEEVAQLDYQPSTLKAYSYSLCLLVDEVVMSSAWGFHGEWRQQPLLSALHHESWGGEKFFTLLARMSSEAAKYQHVLEFMYLCLCVGLKGKYGKQANGEVEVQKIITQLHGVLRPLRGETPTQLTEPLRNIAPRNYRLKRSLPLWTPWALAAVVLVGAYSAYALRLNSISEQVLVSLERILSL; this is translated from the coding sequence ATGCGTGATGCCAGCCAGGAGCCGAGCAATCAAGAGCTCCACTTTGACGCGGTGCCGCACAAAACCGGCAACCCCGCCGGCGCTCCCGGGCCGCTGCGCTGCGACCCGCAGTTCGACTTGCGCGGGCTGTCGTGGAACCCCCTCTGTGATGCCGCCATGCCGCTGATCGGGCTGGTCCTGCGCCTGCATAGCCTGGACGCGCACGATGAGGTGCTGGCCTTGCGCCAGAGCATTCACAACCAGATCGTCACGGTAATGGAAGAAGTCGCCCAGCTCGACTACCAACCCAGCACTCTCAAGGCCTACTCCTACAGCCTCTGCCTGCTGGTGGATGAAGTGGTCATGAGCAGCGCCTGGGGCTTTCATGGCGAGTGGCGACAGCAGCCGTTGCTCAGTGCCTTGCACCATGAATCCTGGGGCGGCGAAAAGTTCTTCACCCTGCTGGCGCGCATGTCCAGCGAAGCGGCCAAGTACCAGCACGTCCTGGAGTTCATGTACCTGTGCCTGTGCGTGGGCCTCAAGGGCAAGTACGGCAAGCAGGCCAACGGTGAGGTCGAGGTGCAGAAGATCATCACCCAGTTGCACGGCGTGCTGCGCCCGCTCAGGGGCGAAACGCCCACGCAGTTGACCGAGCCGCTGCGCAACATTGCCCCACGCAATTACCGGCTCAAGCGCAGCTTGCCGCTGTGGACACCCTGGGCCCTGGCCGCCGTGGTCCTGGTGGGCGCCTACAGCGCCTACGCCCTGCGCCTGAACAGCATCAGCGAACAGGTGCTGGTGTCGCTGGAACGGATTCTCAGCCTTTGA
- the tssK gene encoding type VI secretion system baseplate subunit TssK, producing the protein MSSRNPVIWHEGLFVKPQHFQQQARAMEAAAQQRVESLNPAPYGFSELELNNEFLNFAKVAINRARGILPDGSVFDIPGDLAPPAPLEISDSGLVNQVVYLTLPLKSAAGLEVRWPEQYANSRYIAQRKPVHDIHSESGDQVEMNLAVPNLQLMLERDDRSAFTSIALGRIHDKRPDGSLVMDEQFYPTSLSLQAVPALQRYLGEITGLMRERARNLAERIGSPGQSGVADVTDFNLLQTLNRWYPLFQHLNRQRHIHPERLYITFAQACGELVTFTEQSHLPEECPAYQHDSLHQCFKPLELTLRRALGTVLQPRAVSLPIETLEYGVMSAALGDKRLLDNAEFILAVRASLPLETLRQQLPRQIKISSSETLGRLISLQLPGIPLIPLPVAPRHLPFHAGFSYFELDRHDPAWQSLHSASGFGLHIAGDFPELELQLWAIRSEKDA; encoded by the coding sequence ATGAGTTCACGCAACCCGGTCATTTGGCACGAGGGTTTGTTCGTCAAACCCCAGCACTTCCAGCAACAGGCACGCGCTATGGAGGCCGCCGCGCAACAGCGGGTCGAGAGCCTCAACCCGGCGCCGTACGGCTTCAGCGAGCTGGAGCTGAACAACGAGTTCCTCAATTTTGCCAAGGTGGCGATCAATCGTGCGCGGGGCATCCTGCCTGACGGCAGCGTCTTCGACATCCCCGGCGACCTGGCCCCGCCAGCGCCACTGGAAATCAGCGACAGCGGCCTGGTCAACCAGGTGGTCTACCTGACACTCCCGCTCAAATCCGCCGCAGGCCTGGAGGTGCGCTGGCCCGAGCAGTACGCCAACAGCCGCTACATCGCCCAGCGCAAGCCGGTGCATGACATCCACAGCGAAAGCGGCGACCAGGTGGAAATGAACCTGGCGGTCCCCAACCTGCAACTGATGCTCGAACGCGATGACCGCAGCGCCTTCACCAGCATTGCCCTAGGCAGGATCCACGACAAGCGCCCCGACGGCAGCCTGGTGATGGACGAGCAGTTCTATCCCACCAGCCTGTCATTGCAGGCGGTGCCGGCGCTGCAGCGCTACCTGGGCGAAATCACCGGGCTGATGCGTGAACGGGCGCGCAACCTGGCCGAACGCATCGGCTCGCCCGGGCAGTCCGGGGTGGCCGACGTCACCGACTTCAACCTGCTGCAAACCCTCAACCGCTGGTACCCGCTGTTCCAGCACCTGAACCGGCAACGCCACATCCACCCCGAACGCCTGTACATCACCTTTGCCCAGGCCTGCGGCGAGCTGGTGACCTTCACCGAGCAAAGCCACCTGCCCGAGGAATGCCCGGCCTATCAGCACGACAGCCTGCACCAGTGCTTCAAGCCCCTGGAACTTACCCTGCGCCGGGCCCTGGGCACGGTGCTGCAACCACGGGCGGTATCGCTGCCGATTGAAACCCTGGAGTACGGCGTCATGAGCGCCGCACTGGGCGACAAGCGACTGCTGGACAACGCCGAGTTCATTCTCGCGGTACGCGCCAGCCTGCCGCTGGAGACCTTGCGCCAGCAGTTGCCGCGGCAGATCAAGATCAGTTCCAGCGAAACCCTGGGCCGGCTGATCAGCCTGCAACTGCCGGGCATCCCCTTGATCCCCCTGCCGGTGGCGCCACGCCACCTGCCGTTCCACGCCGGCTTCAGCTACTTCGAACTCGACCGCCACGACCCGGCCTGGCAAAGCCTGCACAGCGCCAGCGGCTTTGGCTTACACATCGCCGGTGACTTCCCTGAGCTTGAGCTGCAGCTGTGGGCCATCAGGAGTGAAAAAGATGCGTGA
- the tssJ gene encoding type VI secretion system lipoprotein TssJ, which translates to MKLTLVIGNPAQLLHGCLPSRGMDYRGGLIGSHGCDWLLRDRSGRVRPQHCRIHWHEGRFCVTDLCDGTYLNGHDLPLGRGATVRLNEGDWLKVGVYRIVVHLHSAACTDDDPRHLSQRSLAELFSGHEDGLEDWHANTRPLQPAPVPAPALCADFDRLCRPLDPREQHDPLLGLGAPPSMPLATAHRQPAPNHRHPPVARGRKHPAAASSLRLGLLLLAALTLGGCTLLGKLGQVIVDPSTPVGGPDDQPSYYSLSLHASDDVNRRLVTPGNAPMAAEHPAEAPYRLDIKASSPQALADKLQAVLEHLYENAPAQSPVREEPAPEPQASWVEESPLGDYQAAGVHLATSAQHLAPQLIATPVAFRVLQLSDDSLLISASAQALALDLKHALGSTYIRVDDYLLRPGQFKFIDPQPLDEQTRFVAVIADYHNEEVSQWKQLLRVEPKGRRYALLVELGQAQVELKGETR; encoded by the coding sequence ATGAAACTGACCCTGGTGATCGGCAATCCGGCGCAGCTGCTGCATGGCTGCCTGCCCAGCCGGGGCATGGATTACCGCGGCGGCCTGATCGGCAGCCACGGCTGCGACTGGCTGCTGCGTGACCGCTCTGGCCGCGTGCGCCCGCAGCACTGCCGGATCCACTGGCATGAAGGCCGCTTCTGTGTCACCGACCTGTGCGACGGCACTTACCTCAATGGCCATGACCTGCCCCTGGGCCGCGGCGCCACCGTTCGCCTGAACGAAGGCGACTGGCTTAAGGTCGGTGTCTACCGGATCGTCGTGCACCTGCACAGCGCTGCCTGTACCGACGATGACCCACGCCACCTGAGCCAGCGTTCGCTGGCCGAGCTGTTCAGCGGGCACGAGGACGGCCTGGAGGACTGGCACGCCAATACCCGCCCGCTGCAGCCAGCGCCTGTGCCTGCCCCGGCCTTGTGCGCGGATTTCGATCGCCTGTGCCGGCCACTGGATCCGCGCGAACAGCACGACCCGTTGCTGGGCCTGGGCGCGCCGCCGTCGATGCCGCTGGCAACAGCCCATCGCCAGCCCGCACCCAACCACCGCCACCCGCCTGTTGCGCGTGGCAGGAAACACCCGGCAGCGGCCAGCTCACTGCGCCTGGGCCTGTTGCTGCTGGCAGCCCTGACCCTCGGAGGCTGCACACTGCTGGGCAAGCTCGGCCAGGTGATCGTCGACCCTTCGACGCCGGTGGGCGGCCCCGATGATCAACCCAGCTACTACTCGCTGAGCCTGCACGCCAGCGATGACGTCAACCGCCGCCTGGTCACCCCCGGCAACGCGCCAATGGCCGCCGAACACCCCGCCGAGGCGCCCTACCGCCTGGACATCAAGGCCAGCAGCCCCCAGGCCCTGGCAGACAAGCTGCAAGCGGTGCTCGAGCATCTGTACGAAAACGCCCCGGCGCAATCACCCGTGCGTGAAGAACCTGCGCCTGAACCCCAGGCGTCCTGGGTCGAGGAGTCGCCCCTGGGCGATTACCAGGCTGCCGGCGTCCACCTGGCTACCTCGGCACAGCACCTTGCCCCGCAACTGATTGCCACGCCGGTGGCGTTCAGGGTCCTGCAACTGAGCGACGACTCGTTGCTGATCAGCGCCAGTGCCCAAGCCCTGGCGCTCGACCTGAAACACGCCCTGGGCAGCACCTATATCCGCGTCGACGACTACCTGTTGCGGCCCGGCCAGTTCAAGTTCATCGACCCACAGCCCCTTGATGAGCAGACGCGCTTCGTCGCGGTGATCGCCGACTACCACAACGAGGAGGTCAGCCAGTGGAAGCAGCTGCTGCGCGTCGAACCCAAGGGCCGGCGCTACGCGTTGCTGGTCGAGCTTGGCCAGGCGCAAGTCGAGCTCAAGGGTGAAACCCGATGA
- the tssG gene encoding type VI secretion system baseplate subunit TssG, whose amino-acid sequence MATVDRQATPDLAQALLADARNYSFHRLLEHLHALHGDDLEALPAALATRRRVRLQSQASLGFPASDVTQAGVLADDGSGNQRYRVQTSFFGLQGSDSPLPAYYLDRLAYEQAQERGIRPAFLDFFNHRLLTLLHQSWRKYRYYIRFQPGARDRFSRYVFSLIGLNDNDLRGATPLPWGRLLSFAGLIASRSRPPSMVSGIVEHCFDVQGVYLREFERRTVPVPSRQRLVLGERNGQLGNSFVLGERTRTRASKFTLVIPNLSQARFRQFLPSGTQFARLRQLLEFLLRDVTAYDLELRLCAEDVPPFNLQRQGGTHLGWTSFIENQQQRHPAVVRIRGRA is encoded by the coding sequence ATGGCCACTGTTGACCGGCAGGCAACCCCTGATCTAGCCCAAGCGCTGCTGGCCGACGCCCGCAACTATTCGTTCCATCGCCTGCTCGAGCACCTGCACGCCCTGCACGGCGACGACCTCGAAGCGCTGCCCGCGGCCCTGGCCACGCGCCGCCGGGTTCGCCTGCAGAGCCAGGCCAGCCTCGGCTTTCCGGCGTCCGACGTAACCCAGGCGGGCGTGCTGGCCGACGACGGCAGCGGCAACCAGCGTTATCGGGTACAGACCAGCTTCTTCGGCCTGCAGGGCAGCGACTCGCCCCTGCCCGCCTACTACCTCGACCGCCTGGCTTACGAGCAGGCCCAGGAGCGCGGGATTCGCCCGGCATTCCTGGACTTTTTCAATCATCGCCTGCTGACCCTGCTGCACCAGAGCTGGCGCAAGTACCGCTACTACATCCGCTTCCAGCCCGGGGCCCGCGACCGTTTTTCGCGTTATGTGTTTTCTCTGATCGGCCTGAACGACAACGACCTGCGGGGTGCTACGCCCTTGCCCTGGGGCCGCCTGCTGAGCTTTGCCGGGCTGATCGCCAGCCGCAGCCGGCCGCCGTCGATGGTGTCCGGCATCGTCGAGCATTGCTTCGATGTACAGGGCGTCTACCTACGTGAGTTCGAACGGCGCACCGTGCCCGTGCCCTCGCGCCAGCGCCTGGTGCTGGGCGAGCGCAACGGCCAGCTGGGCAACAGCTTCGTGCTCGGCGAGCGCACCCGGACCCGCGCCAGCAAGTTCACCCTGGTGATCCCCAACCTGTCCCAGGCGCGCTTTCGCCAGTTTCTGCCCAGTGGTACGCAGTTCGCCCGCCTGCGCCAGTTGCTGGAGTTTCTGCTGCGCGACGTGACCGCCTACGATCTGGAGCTGCGCCTGTGCGCAGAGGACGTACCGCCGTTCAACCTGCAGCGCCAGGGCGGTACCCACCTGGGCTGGACCAGCTTCATCGAGAACCAGCAACAGCGCCACCCTGCCGTGGTACGGATCAGGGGGCGCGCATGA
- the tssF gene encoding type VI secretion system baseplate subunit TssF encodes MSLKQRFADELRYLRELGREFAEDNPQLAQFLGDQAGDPDVERLLEGFAFLTAKLGMKIDDDLPELTHPLLQMLWPNYLRPLPSATIVCFEPRPDAITRRKVLPKGTRLFAKPVDGVSCEFRTCTEVSLFPLAMQEVSDAHSRETSMLRIDLKVLTPQPLNSLECEQLDFHLSGDDATAQTLYLWIAHYLKRLTLHIDGNTYGLSAENIGFPGFSAEEALLPYPRNVFDGYRILQEYFVFPQRFHFFSLTGLARVWPALSCGQIRFEFEFSRPMPANMRLCTRDLQLYCAPAVNLFSHDAEPIALDGRQLERRIRPAGKHPEAYEVFSVDRVAGWDASDKERQGEPLRTFTPFESFQHEIELARGRTALYFRTHIEESHGRDGLIHRIAFVRGDESLYIGERETASIELTCSNRDLPQALGVGDLSLSTEATPSFATYTNLIAPTRAYRPVLDSSLHWTLISNLSLNYLSLLSAEPLKAVIRAYDFAALHDLQQARATRKRLNGIGKAQTCAVDWLMKGLPVRGLQTCLHLDQQAFLCEGDLYLFASVLSRFFALYASINSFHRLEVINTTNNEHYEWPLLTGRQPLI; translated from the coding sequence ATGAGCTTGAAACAACGCTTTGCCGATGAACTGCGTTACCTGCGCGAGCTGGGCCGCGAGTTTGCCGAAGACAACCCGCAGCTGGCGCAGTTTCTCGGCGATCAGGCCGGCGACCCGGACGTCGAGCGCCTGCTGGAAGGCTTCGCCTTTCTCACCGCCAAGCTGGGCATGAAGATCGACGACGACCTGCCCGAGCTGACCCATCCGTTGCTGCAGATGCTCTGGCCCAACTACCTGCGCCCACTGCCCAGCGCCACCATCGTGTGCTTCGAGCCGCGGCCTGACGCGATCACCCGGCGCAAAGTGCTGCCCAAGGGCACGCGGTTGTTCGCCAAGCCCGTGGATGGTGTGTCGTGCGAGTTTCGCACCTGTACCGAAGTCAGCCTGTTCCCCCTGGCCATGCAAGAGGTCAGTGATGCGCACAGCCGCGAGACCTCAATGCTGCGCATCGATCTCAAGGTGCTGACCCCGCAACCGCTCAACAGCCTGGAGTGCGAGCAACTGGATTTTCACCTCAGCGGTGACGACGCTACGGCCCAGACCCTGTACCTGTGGATTGCCCACTACCTGAAACGCCTGACCCTGCATATCGATGGCAACACCTACGGGCTGTCGGCCGAGAACATCGGCTTTCCCGGGTTCAGCGCCGAAGAGGCGCTGCTGCCCTACCCGCGCAATGTCTTCGACGGCTACCGGATATTGCAGGAGTACTTCGTCTTCCCCCAGCGCTTTCACTTCTTCAGCCTCACTGGCCTTGCCCGGGTATGGCCGGCGCTGAGCTGCGGGCAGATTCGCTTCGAGTTCGAATTCTCCCGACCCATGCCGGCCAACATGCGCCTGTGCACCCGCGACCTGCAGCTGTACTGCGCACCGGCGGTCAACCTGTTCAGCCACGATGCCGAGCCCATTGCCCTCGACGGACGCCAGCTGGAGCGGCGCATCCGGCCTGCGGGCAAGCACCCTGAAGCGTATGAGGTGTTCAGTGTCGACCGGGTGGCCGGCTGGGATGCCAGCGACAAGGAACGCCAGGGCGAGCCGCTGCGCACCTTCACCCCTTTCGAGTCGTTCCAGCACGAGATCGAACTCGCCCGCGGGCGCACCGCCCTGTACTTTCGCACCCACATCGAAGAATCCCATGGCCGTGATGGCCTGATCCATCGCATCGCCTTTGTCCGCGGCGACGAGAGCCTGTACATCGGCGAGCGCGAAACCGCCTCGATCGAGCTGACCTGCAGCAACCGCGACCTGCCCCAGGCCCTGGGTGTCGGCGATCTGTCGTTGTCGACCGAGGCGACGCCTTCGTTCGCCACCTATACCAACCTGATCGCGCCGACCCGCGCCTACCGGCCGGTACTCGACAGCAGCCTGCACTGGACGCTGATTTCCAACCTGTCGCTCAACTACCTGTCGCTGCTGTCGGCCGAGCCGCTCAAGGCGGTGATTCGCGCCTACGACTTTGCCGCCCTGCATGACCTGCAGCAGGCCCGGGCCACACGCAAGCGCCTCAATGGCATTGGAAAGGCCCAGACCTGCGCGGTCGACTGGCTGATGAAGGGCCTGCCGGTGCGCGGCCTGCAGACCTGCCTGCACCTGGACCAGCAGGCCTTTCTCTGCGAGGGCGACCTGTACCTGTTCGCCAGCGTGTTGTCACGCTTCTTTGCCCTCTACGCCAGCATCAATTCCTTCCATCGCCTGGAAGTGATCAACACCACCAACAACGAGCACTATGAATGGCCACTGTTGACCGGCAGGCAACCCCTGATCTAG
- the tssE gene encoding type VI secretion system baseplate subunit TssE produces the protein MSVNSLFERLEPDAPHYRPGTAQSQARQAIEAIKRHLEQVLNARQGCSQSSPELGLRDFNGAAQGSNDLLIAISADIRRSVEAFEPRIKVTGVRYQPDPDLPLELNFRLDCQVRLEHREEQVQLEVAIHGHDGYTRVK, from the coding sequence ATGAGCGTCAACAGCCTGTTCGAACGCCTCGAGCCCGACGCCCCGCACTACCGCCCGGGCACGGCGCAGAGCCAGGCCCGGCAGGCGATCGAAGCGATCAAGCGGCACCTTGAACAGGTGCTCAACGCCCGCCAGGGCTGCTCGCAAAGCAGCCCTGAACTGGGCCTGCGCGATTTCAACGGTGCCGCCCAGGGCAGCAACGACCTGCTGATCGCCATCAGCGCCGACATTCGCCGCTCGGTCGAGGCATTCGAGCCGCGGATCAAGGTCACCGGTGTGCGTTATCAGCCTGACCCGGACCTGCCGCTGGAGCTCAACTTTCGCCTCGACTGCCAGGTACGGCTCGAGCACAGGGAAGAACAGGTGCAACTGGAAGTGGCCATCCATGGCCACGACGGCTACACCCGGGTGAAGTGA